In Mytilus trossulus isolate FHL-02 chromosome 6, PNRI_Mtr1.1.1.hap1, whole genome shotgun sequence, a single window of DNA contains:
- the LOC134723041 gene encoding uncharacterized protein LOC134723041 yields the protein MTDAKLQSEAQTLIICQLCESSSTVRWKCIACDLLMCDTCTEKIHPKFKLAETHSIIPLKDIGTPIVSVMKPKRVPCRIHDNQTYCIYCQSCDKLVCPVCLSQSHQKHQFLQLEEILKKKIEKIKTFDAQIEYFILPFYQKESEKIEKYFIDITEHFKDIRNRIITKEEKLIAEIKTQKLAMIEKLEERMALVDNFITEKRFDIENIIENSSVKRECLSDILRNARDVELLHETMKETEKWLSTINDDAQIKMEDFPRLPSLEFATIKKETIAKLFGCLQCGVQMSTKMEKSLSVAISRISKLCVNRRSKEIWISSGYSFETRKYAIHTDLQLLQKLQDKKEYNIYDMAPTVNGDLLFTTIELDCNMYIATKDGIGHFRSFSPLFPRAVHVSTKGDIYVSLRDNGPIFKTNDKGARKMAIINFNDKIEIKRFGDKKMLTDVTRIKSDKNNCVYLIDIISKKINGRVLVMSPDGLIKWIYEGKTESDTDSFTPSDLVVFNLGKLIVSDMHNSMLHIIDSMGELIQKFSLKTLGMFSSLCIDIDNNDDLYIGCASDTKTPETSKLYVISFTMS from the coding sequence ATGACTGATGCAAAGTTACAAAGTGAAGCTCAGACTTTGATTATTTGTCAATTATGCGAAAGTAGCAGTACCGTTAGATGGAAATGCATTGCATGCGATCTTTTAATGTGTGATACTTGTACAGAAAAAATACATCCAAAATTTAAATTGGCGGAGACGCACAGCATCATACCATTGAAGGATATAGGTACACCGATTGTAAGTGTGATGAAACCGAAACGGGTTCCATGTAGAATTCACGACAACCAGACTTACTGCATATATTGTCAAAGTTGTGACAAGCTAGTGTGTCCAGTGTGTTTGTCTCAGTCACACCAAAAGCATCAGTTCTTACAACTAGAAGAAATTCTTAAGAAAAAGATcgaaaagataaaaacatttgaCGCACAGATCGAATATTTCATATTACCATTTTACCAGAAAGAATcggaaaaaatagaaaaatactttATTGATATTACAGAACATTTCAAGGATATAAGGAATAGAATTATcacaaaagaagaaaaactaATTGCAGAAATTAAAACCCAGAAGTTAGCAATGATTGAAAAACTGGAAGAGAGGATGGCATTAGTTGATAATTTCATCACCGAAAAAAGATTTGACATCGAAAACATCATTGAGAACTCTTCAGTTAAACGGGAATGCTTAAGTGATATTTTAAGGAATGCTCGTGACGTAGAGCTATTACATGAAACGATGAAAGAAACTGAAAAATGGCTCTCCACCATTAATGATGATGCCCAAATAAAGATGGAAGATTTTCCTAGACTTCCTTCTCTTGAATTCGCTACCATCAAAAAGGAAACAATTGCAAAACTGTTTGGGTGTCTGCAGTGTGGAGTACAAATGtcaacaaaaatggaaaaatcttTATCAGTCGCAATCTCTCGTATTTCTAAACTATGTGTTAATAGAAGAAGCAAAGAAATCTGGATCAGCAGCGGATATTCATTCGAGACGCGCAAATACGCCATACACACCGATTTacagcttttacaaaaattacagGACAAAAAGGAATATAATATTTACGACATGGCGCCAACTGTCAATGGAGATCTCCTTTTCACGACAATAGAACTTGACTGCAACATGTATATAGCAACAAAGGATGGAATTGGACACTTTCGTTCTTTTTCGCCATTATTTCCAAGAGCTGTACATGTCAGTACAAAAGGTGATATCTATGTTAGTTTGCGAGATAATGGGCCCATCTTTAAAACGAATGATAAAGGTGCTCGTAAAATGGCCATCATCAACTTCAacgataaaattgaaattaaaagatttggagacaaaaaaatgttgacaGATGTAACAAGAATAAAAAGTGATAAAAACAATTGCGTTTATCTTATCGACATCATATCGAAAAAAATAAACGGAAGAGTTCTTGTAATGTCCCCTGATGGTCTTATCAAGTGGATTTATGAAGGAAAGACAGAATCAGATACAGATAGCTTTACACCTTCAGATTTAGTAGTCTTCAATTTGGGCAAATTGATAGTGTCAGACATGCACAACTCCATGCTTCATATAATTGACAGTATGGGGGAGTTAATtcaaaagttttctttaaaaactttGGGTATGTTTAGCTCGCTATGTATCGATATTGATAATAATGATGACTTATACATTGGTTGTGCGAGTGACACGAAAACCCCAGAAACATCAAAGCTGTATGTGATAAGTTTTACTATGTCTtaa